A genomic window from Lycium barbarum isolate Lr01 chromosome 4, ASM1917538v2, whole genome shotgun sequence includes:
- the LOC132637031 gene encoding trimethyltridecatetraene synthase-like, producing MEGTTWTAYAAVFLGTLFLSLLSKYLRQRKLNLPPGPKPWPIIGNLNLMGELPHRSIHKLSLKYGPIMHLQFGSFPVVVGSSVEMAKIFLKTMDVNFVGRPKTAAGKYTTYNYSDITWSPYGSYWRQARRMCLMELFSAKRLDSYEYIRAEELHSLLHNLNKLSGKPIMLKDHLTTLSLNVISRMVLGKSYLDESENSIVDPEEFKKMLDELFLLNGVLNIGDSIPWIDFMDLQGYVKRMKVVSKKFDKFLEHVLDEHNARRNAVENYVAKDMVDVLLQLADDPTLEIKLERHGVKAFTQDLLAGGTESSAVTVEWAISELLKKPEIFKKATEELDRVIGQNRWVQEKDIPNLPYIEAIVKETMRLHPVAPMLVPRECREDCKVAGYDVQKGTRVLVSVWTIGRDPTLWDQPEAFKPERFLEKSIDVKGHDFELLPFGAGRRMCPGYSLGLKVIQASLANLLHGFKWSLPHNMTPEDLNMEEIFGLSTPKKFPLAAVIEPRLSPNLYSV from the exons ATGGAAGGTACTACCTGGACTGCATATGCAGCAGTATTTCTTGGTACTTTGTTTCTTTCACTCCTTTCCAAATATCTTCGCCAGAGGAAACTCAACTTACCTCCAGGCCCAAAACCATGGCCAATCATCGGAAATTTAAACCTCATGGGCGAACTTCCTCACCGATCAATCCACAAACTTTCCCTCAAGTATGGTCCCATTATGCATCTCCAATTCGGGTCATTCCCCGTTGTAGTGGGCTCCTCCGTCGAAATGGCTAAAATTTTCCTCAAAACCATGGATGTCAACTTTGTAGGCCGACCTAAAACGGCTGCAGGAAAATACACCACCTATAACTATTCGGATATCACCTGGTCCCCGTACGGATCCTATTGGCGTCAGGCACGTAGAATGTGCCTGATGGAGTTGTTCAGTGCGAAACGTCTGGATTCGTACGAGTATATTCGTGCAGAGGAACTCCATTCACTTCTCCATAATTTAAACAAATTATCTGGAAAACCAATTATGCTAAAAGATCATTTAACAACTCTGAGCTTAAATGTTATTAGCAGGATGGTACTAGGGAAGAGCTACTTGGACGAGTCTGAGAACTCGATTGTGGATCCCGAGGAATTTAAGAAGATGTTAGACGAGTTGTTTTTGCTAAATGGTGTCCTCAATATTGGAGATTCAATTCCCTGGATTGATTTCATGGACTTGCAAGGTTATGTTAAGAGGATGAAAGTTGTGAGCAAGAAATTCGACAAGTTTCTGGAGCATGTACTTGATGAGCATAACGCGAGGAGAAACGCAGTGGAAAATTATGTTGCTAAAGACATGGTGGATGTATTATTGCAGCTTGCTGATGATCCAACTCTGGAGATTAAGCTGGAAAGGCATGGAGTCAAAGCATTCACTCAG GATTTGTTGGCTGGTGGAACTGAGAGTTCAGCAGTGACAGTGGAGTGGGCAATTTCAGAGCTGCTAAAGAAGCCAGAGATTTTCAAAAAGGCTACTGAAGAATTGGACCGTGTGATTGGCCAGAACAGATGGGTACAAGAAAAGGACATTCCAAATCTTCCTTACATTGAGGCAATTGTCAAAGAGACTATGCGACTGCACCCCGTGGCACCAATGCTGGTGCCACGTGAGTGTCGTGAAGACTGCAAGGTAGCTGGCTACGACGTTCAGAAAGGGACCAGGGTCCTCGTTAGCGTGTGGACCATCGGAAGAGACCCTACATTGTGGGACCAGCCTGAGGCGTTCAAACCTGAGAGGTTCCTCGAAAAGTCCATCGATGTCAAAGGACATGATTTTGAGCTATTGCCATTTGGAGCTGGGAGAAGGATGTGTCCGGGATATAGTTTGGGGCTTAAGGTGATTCAAGCTAGCTTAGCTAATCTTCTACATGGATTTAAATGGTCATTGCCTCATAATATGACACCTGAGGACCTCAATATGGAGGAGATTTTCGGGCTCTCTACTCCAAAAAAGTTTCCACTTGCAGCTGTGATTGAGCCAAGACTTTCACCAAATCTTTACTCTGTCTGA
- the LOC132637030 gene encoding large ribosomal subunit protein eL39x produces MPSHKTFMIKKKLAKKQRQNRPIPYWIRMRTDNTIRYNAKRRHWRRTKLGF; encoded by the exons ATG CCTTCTCATAAGACATTTATGATAAAGAAGAAGTTAGCGAAGAAACAAAGGCAAAACAGGCCAATTCCTTACTGGATTCGTATGAGGACTGATAACACTATCag GTACAATGCTAAGCGCAGGCACTGGCGTAGAACCAAGCTAGGGTTTTAA
- the LOC132637029 gene encoding PHD finger-like domain-containing protein 5A, with amino-acid sequence MAKHHPDLIMCRKQPGIAIGRLCEKCDGKCVICDSYVRPCTLVRVCDECNYGSFQGRCVICGGVGISDAYYCKECTQQEKDRDGCPKIVNLGSAKTDLFYERKKYGFKKR; translated from the coding sequence ATGGCCAAGCATCATCCTGATTTGATCATGTGCCGGAAGCAGCCAGGAATAGCTATTGGACGACTTTGTGAGAAATGTGATGGAAAGTGTGTGATTTGTGATTCATACGTCCGTCCTTGCACACTTGTCCGAGTTTGTGATGAATGCAACTATGGATCCTTTCAAGGGCGTTGTGTCATCTGTGGAGGTGTTGGTATTTCTGATGCTTACTATTGCAAGGAATGTACTCAGCAGGAGAAAGACAGGGACGGTTGTCCAAAGATAGTCAATCTGGGTAGTGCCAAGACCGATCTGTTTTATGAACGTAAAAAATATGGTTTCAAGAAGAGATGA